From Dyadobacter subterraneus, the proteins below share one genomic window:
- a CDS encoding gliding motility-associated C-terminal domain-containing protein, with protein sequence MGKILFLTELIFCLPFAVFGQKVDCGNIGFEEGSTNGWILTNGTVENVGTSVVYTNETVGIYANGHLVTKTSDGNDPKITAEAIPMVAPGSSYSLRIGNTLMGSRFDRAKTSFVVGPDNTLFQYKFAILLENPTNDHQPYQKPGFNIRIYDASGNDISCSNYDIQLEENNTVDGFKTQGDIQYRNWTTGAMDLRDHIGETITVEVTAHGCTKKKHFGYAYFDAQCTKSEVRQAASCPDEEGYLTLVAPNGFGKYTWSNGVTTSETKVTANLGDKYSVKLVPVGSLDESCELQMDYTIEFKQSDSTIVKTICEGESVAVGDTTYKTSGNFIRHITRSNVCDSTVHLSLTVNPVAKYSQSITICEGDSLAVGDTLYRTAGTYVNVLSTKLGCDSTVTTELKVDQLNLASMQNLYITQGDSVQLHAVVDPAGSYNYIWQPPASLVCPNCPDAWAKPASTTLYTLKVSDVNQICSRDGRVTVEVRPCGIYPPTAFSPNHDGDNDVFFVYGNSCVSRVRKMVIYNRWGEVIYMKENFAASEPSNGWDGNYKGQPTEPGVYPYKIKVEFKSGELVDYRGIVTLVK encoded by the coding sequence ATGGGAAAAATTCTATTTTTGACAGAGCTTATTTTCTGTTTGCCCTTTGCTGTTTTCGGGCAGAAAGTAGACTGCGGCAACATTGGTTTTGAAGAAGGAAGCACCAATGGCTGGATTTTAACGAACGGGACTGTGGAAAACGTAGGAACCTCAGTGGTTTACACCAATGAAACTGTTGGTATATACGCAAATGGTCATTTGGTTACAAAAACAAGTGACGGAAATGATCCCAAGATCACAGCAGAGGCGATTCCGATGGTTGCGCCAGGAAGCAGTTATTCACTTCGGATCGGAAATACGCTGATGGGAAGCCGCTTTGACAGGGCGAAGACTTCTTTTGTAGTCGGCCCTGACAATACCCTTTTTCAATACAAGTTTGCCATTCTGTTAGAGAATCCTACCAACGATCATCAGCCTTACCAAAAGCCGGGCTTTAATATCCGGATCTATGATGCGAGCGGAAATGATATCTCCTGCAGCAATTATGATATTCAGCTTGAAGAGAACAATACGGTAGATGGTTTTAAAACCCAGGGTGATATCCAGTACCGCAACTGGACGACAGGCGCGATGGATTTAAGAGATCACATCGGTGAAACGATTACCGTGGAGGTCACAGCGCACGGCTGCACGAAAAAGAAACATTTTGGTTATGCCTACTTTGATGCGCAGTGCACAAAGTCGGAAGTCAGACAGGCAGCGAGCTGTCCTGATGAAGAAGGTTATCTGACCCTAGTCGCGCCAAACGGTTTTGGAAAATACACATGGAGCAACGGAGTTACAACGTCAGAGACCAAGGTAACGGCGAATCTGGGTGATAAGTATTCAGTAAAGCTTGTGCCGGTGGGAAGCCTTGATGAGTCCTGTGAGCTGCAAATGGATTATACCATTGAATTCAAGCAGAGTGATTCCACGATTGTCAAAACAATCTGTGAGGGGGAATCTGTGGCGGTAGGAGATACCACCTACAAAACGAGCGGAAATTTTATCAGGCATATAACACGAAGCAACGTATGTGATAGTACCGTTCATCTTTCTTTGACCGTGAACCCGGTCGCCAAATACAGTCAGAGCATTACCATTTGTGAAGGGGATAGTCTAGCCGTTGGCGACACACTTTATAGGACTGCTGGCACTTATGTCAATGTGCTCAGCACGAAACTTGGCTGCGACAGCACGGTCACCACTGAGCTGAAAGTGGATCAGCTCAATCTTGCATCGATGCAGAATTTATACATTACCCAGGGAGACAGCGTGCAGCTGCATGCAGTAGTGGATCCCGCTGGCAGTTATAATTACATCTGGCAGCCGCCTGCAAGTCTTGTTTGTCCGAACTGTCCGGACGCCTGGGCGAAGCCGGCTTCCACCACGCTTTACACACTGAAAGTTTCAGATGTAAACCAGATTTGCAGCCGGGATGGGAGAGTGACCGTCGAGGTAAGGCCCTGCGGAATTTATCCGCCAACCGCTTTTTCGCCAAATCATGATGGGGATAATGATGTGTTTTTTGTCTACGGGAATAGCTGCGTGAGTAGAGTCAGAAAAATGGTTATCTACAACCGCTGGGGTGAGGTAATATATATGAAAGAGAATTTTGCGGCCTCAGAGCCTTCAAACGGCTGGGACGGAAACTACAAAGGCCAACCGACGGAGCCCGGCGTTTATCCTTATAAGATCAAGGTGGAATTTAAAAGCGGTGAGCTTGTGGATTACAGAGGAATTGTGACGCTGGTGAAGTAG